The Desulfuromonas versatilis genome has a segment encoding these proteins:
- the ccsB gene encoding c-type cytochrome biogenesis protein CcsB: MTSSMLFNITTIAYFASMVLFVVFIAGRSKVVGLLATLVAWAGFAANTGAIAMRWVESHQLGFGHAPLSNLYESVVFFAWSILLIYLLFDLKYKQRAVGAFVLPFAFLGMIWAQLRLNDAIEPLVPALQSNWLTYHVFTCFIGYAAFAVACGVSIMYLVKVGKEEKSPSDSPAGGILGMFPSAKILDDLNYKAIMVGFPMLTLGIITGAAWANYAWGTYWSWDPKETWSLIVWFIYAAFLHARFTRGWVGRKAAWLSIFGFAATVFCYLGVNLILSGLHSYGG, translated from the coding sequence ATGACCAGCTCCATGTTGTTCAATATCACCACCATCGCCTATTTTGCCTCGATGGTCCTGTTCGTCGTTTTCATCGCCGGGCGCAGCAAGGTTGTCGGCCTGCTTGCCACCCTGGTCGCCTGGGCGGGTTTTGCCGCCAACACCGGCGCCATTGCCATGCGCTGGGTGGAGTCGCATCAGCTGGGCTTCGGCCATGCGCCGCTTTCCAACCTGTATGAATCGGTGGTCTTTTTCGCCTGGTCGATCCTGCTGATCTACCTGCTCTTCGATCTCAAGTACAAGCAGCGGGCGGTGGGCGCCTTCGTGCTCCCCTTCGCCTTTCTCGGCATGATCTGGGCGCAGCTGCGGCTCAACGACGCCATCGAGCCGCTGGTGCCGGCCCTGCAGAGCAACTGGCTGACCTACCACGTATTCACCTGCTTTATCGGCTACGCTGCCTTCGCCGTGGCCTGCGGGGTTTCGATCATGTACCTGGTCAAGGTCGGCAAGGAAGAGAAGTCCCCGTCGGACTCTCCTGCCGGGGGGATTCTCGGCATGTTCCCCTCGGCCAAGATCCTCGATGACCTCAACTACAAGGCGATCATGGTCGGCTTCCCCATGCTGACCCTGGGGATCATCACCGGCGCGGCCTGGGCCAACTACGCCTGGGGCACCTACTGGAGCTGGGACCCCAAGGAGACCTGGAGCCTGATCGTCTGGTTCATCTACGCGGCCTTCCTGCACGCCCGCTTCACCCGCGGCTGGGTGGGGCGCAAGGCGGCCTGGCTGTCGATCTTCGGCTTCGCGGCGACGGTCTTCTGCTACCTCGGGGTCAACCTGATCCTGTCCGGTTTGCACTCCTACGGAGGGTAG